One Nicotiana sylvestris chromosome 12, ASM39365v2, whole genome shotgun sequence genomic window carries:
- the LOC138883565 gene encoding uncharacterized mitochondrial protein AtMg00860-like, which translates to MDPKKIEAVQSWSRSTSVTEIRSFLGLAGYYRRFVQGFSSIASLLTILAQKGAPFLWSDDCEASFQKLKIALTTSPILVLPSGSGMYTVYCDASRIGLGCVLMQEGRVISYASL; encoded by the coding sequence atggaccccaagaagattgaggcagttcagagctGGTCACGTTCTACTTCGGTGACCGAgattaggagtttcctggggttagcaggttattacagacgattcgtgcagggcttttcatctattgcatcacttCTGACTATATtggcccagaagggtgctcctttcctttggtccgatgattgtgaggcgagctttcagaagctcaagatagccttgactaCATCACCAATTCTTGTGTTGCCTTctggttcagggatgtatacggtatattgcgatgcttcgcgcattggattgggatgtgtattgatgcaagaggggCGAGTTATTTCCTATGCTTCGCTCTAG